The Candidatus Epulonipiscium sp. DNA window AAAAAAACCTATGAAATTGTTCAAAGGGGCATAGCACGGACATTCCAAAACATAAGATTGTTTAAGGACTTATCAGTTATGGATAATGTTAAAATAGCATTTCATCATAAAATGAAACACTCCATTGCATCAGGAATATTAAGAATGCCTTCTTATTGGAAGGAAGAAAAGGAAGTCCATGAAAAAGCCTTGGAACTTCTATCCCTTTTTGATATGGAAAAGAGTGCAAATATAACAGCAAAAAACCTTCCCTATGGCCAGCAAAGAAAATTAGAAATTGCTAGGGCCCTAGCAGCAGACCCTAAACTACTGTTGCTAGATGAACCTGCAGCAGGGATGAATCCTCAAGAAACAAAGGAACTGATGGAAACAATTCATTTTATCAGAAATAAGTTTAATATCGCTATACTTCTTATTGAACATGATATGGGTCTAGTTATGGGAATCTGTGAAAAAATAGTTGTTATCGATTATGGGATGATTATTGCAACAGGGACTCCTTTGGAAATCCAAAAGAACAAAAAAGTAATCGGCGCCTACTTAGGTGAATAGGAGGGCTGTAAATGCTACAAATAAAAAATATTAATGTGTATTATGGGGCAATCCATGCCATTAAAAATATAAGCTTTAAAGTTAAAGATGGGGAAATAGTGACTCTAATAGGAGCTAATGGGGCAGGAAAGACTACGATACTTCATACTGTTTCCGGGCTTATGAGAGCTAGAAGTGGAGAAATATCCTTTTTAAATGAACGAATTGATGCTATAGATGCCCATAAATTATTACCGATGGGAATGGCCCATGTACCAGAGGGTAGAAGGGTTTTTGCCCAAATGACCGTCCAGGAAAATCTAGAAATGGGGGCATTTATACGAAAAGATAAAAGTGGCATAGAAGAAAGTTTTGAGATGGTATTTAATAAATTCCCAAGATTAAAGGAAAGAAGAAAGCAGTTAGCAGGAACGTTAAGTGGAGGGGAACAGCAGATGCTTGCCATAGGAAGGGCATTAATGTCTAAACCTGAACTTCTACTAATGGATGAACCTTCCATGGGACTTGCACCAATTCTTGTTCAGGAAATTTTTAATATTATAAAGGAAATCAATTCTACAGGGACAACCATCTTACTGGTTGAGCAAAATGCAAATATAGCATTATCCATAGCCCATAGGGCATATGTGTTAGAAACTGGCAAAGTTGTTCTAGAAGGTAATGCAAGAGAACTCCTAGGCAATGAAGAGGTTAAAAAAGCATATCTAGGATCATAAAAAAAGAAGGCGGTGCCTTCTTTTTTTAGTCTTTTTTACTAACGGATAAAACATTGTATCCCCGATTTTTTAATGTATTTAATAAATCGTCAACATAAGTGGTATTTAATCTGATGATTATTTCACTTCTTTCATTTTCTATATCAAAATTGGTTACATGGTGGATGTTGATGCCATATTCTTTAATAACACTGGAAATATCAGCCAG harbors:
- a CDS encoding ABC transporter ATP-binding protein produces the protein MALLETKDLGITFGGLRAVGNFSIHIEDRQLMGLIGPNGAGKTTIFNLLTGVYHPTEGVINLNGENIVGKKTYEIVQRGIARTFQNIRLFKDLSVMDNVKIAFHHKMKHSIASGILRMPSYWKEEKEVHEKALELLSLFDMEKSANITAKNLPYGQQRKLEIARALAADPKLLLLDEPAAGMNPQETKELMETIHFIRNKFNIAILLIEHDMGLVMGICEKIVVIDYGMIIATGTPLEIQKNKKVIGAYLGE
- a CDS encoding ABC transporter ATP-binding protein — protein: MLQIKNINVYYGAIHAIKNISFKVKDGEIVTLIGANGAGKTTILHTVSGLMRARSGEISFLNERIDAIDAHKLLPMGMAHVPEGRRVFAQMTVQENLEMGAFIRKDKSGIEESFEMVFNKFPRLKERRKQLAGTLSGGEQQMLAIGRALMSKPELLLMDEPSMGLAPILVQEIFNIIKEINSTGTTILLVEQNANIALSIAHRAYVLETGKVVLEGNARELLGNEEVKKAYLGS